Proteins encoded together in one Thermodesulfobacteriota bacterium window:
- a CDS encoding nucleoside-diphosphate sugar epimerase/dehydratase, whose translation MIRYRRLFLLPVDVLLVAASHVLAYLLRFEGSIPEPQVAVFWTGLLVSVLVKPVCFLAMGFYRRLWRYASIPDLVHIVKAVTLATAASSLVTVFATHFQGYSRSVFLLDWLLVNALLMGRSLVWRVLQEHRYTRRRNRGPRALLVGAGMAGRMLFQEIRHNPDLSYSVVGFLDDDRAKAGANISGRPVLGTIRQLRRVAREQSATHVVIAIPSAPATLIREVVHACREAGLEVRTLPPITDMLDPARLAAQLREVNLEDLLGRDPVRLETDRIAAYLVGRRVLVTGAGGSIGSELCRQLARFQPAELILFDVAETPLHHIQLELERDFPKQTVRPVLADVRDTEQVQRVFRESRPQVVFHAAAYKHVPMMEYHPLEAVKTNVIGTRNLARAAEEVGVERFVMISTDKAVNPTNVMGASKRAAEIFVQAFSEKSRTDFITVRFGNVLGSNGSVVPLFQEQIARGGPVTVTHRDVTRYFMTIPEASQLVLQAGSMGQGGEIFLLNMGEPVRIVELAEELIRLSGLVPYEDIPIAFTGLRPGEKLFEELLIDGEGIRPTAHKKILVAAARPLPLDEAERHLEELWSCVAKGDPDLAVHKLEEMVPEYRSTNRRAGGTVQVHPAAVALPSRQRADGAVASDDAGAAGAHAGRSGRHTK comes from the coding sequence ATGATCCGCTACCGGCGTCTCTTTCTGCTCCCCGTCGATGTGCTCCTCGTGGCCGCGAGCCACGTTCTGGCGTACCTGCTGCGTTTCGAGGGGAGTATCCCCGAGCCGCAGGTTGCCGTATTCTGGACCGGACTCCTCGTCTCGGTCCTGGTCAAGCCGGTCTGCTTCCTCGCCATGGGGTTCTACCGCCGCCTGTGGCGCTACGCCTCCATCCCCGACCTGGTGCACATCGTCAAGGCGGTCACCCTGGCCACGGCGGCGTCTTCGCTCGTCACGGTCTTCGCGACCCACTTTCAGGGTTACTCCCGCAGCGTCTTCCTCCTGGACTGGCTCCTGGTGAACGCCCTGCTCATGGGTCGCAGCCTCGTCTGGAGGGTGCTCCAGGAACACCGCTACACCCGGCGCCGCAATCGGGGGCCCAGGGCTCTCCTCGTGGGGGCGGGAATGGCCGGGCGCATGCTCTTCCAGGAGATCCGCCACAACCCCGACCTGAGCTACAGCGTGGTGGGGTTCCTGGACGACGACCGGGCCAAGGCCGGCGCCAACATCAGCGGCCGGCCCGTGCTGGGCACCATTCGGCAGCTGCGGCGGGTCGCTCGGGAGCAGAGCGCGACCCACGTCGTCATCGCCATACCCTCGGCCCCTGCGACGCTCATCCGCGAGGTGGTGCACGCCTGCCGGGAGGCGGGGCTCGAGGTGCGTACCCTGCCGCCCATCACCGACATGCTCGACCCGGCGCGCCTCGCCGCCCAACTGCGCGAGGTCAACCTGGAGGACCTGCTCGGCCGCGATCCGGTGCGCCTGGAGACGGACCGGATCGCGGCATACCTGGTGGGGCGTCGCGTGCTGGTCACGGGGGCGGGGGGTTCGATCGGGAGCGAGCTGTGCCGGCAGCTGGCCCGTTTTCAGCCCGCGGAGCTCATCCTCTTCGACGTTGCGGAGACGCCGCTGCACCACATCCAGCTGGAGCTGGAGCGAGACTTTCCGAAGCAGACGGTACGCCCCGTTCTCGCGGACGTGCGCGACACCGAACAAGTGCAGCGGGTCTTTCGCGAGTCGCGCCCCCAGGTGGTCTTCCACGCCGCGGCGTACAAACACGTGCCCATGATGGAGTACCACCCTCTGGAGGCAGTGAAGACCAACGTGATCGGAACCCGCAACCTCGCCCGCGCGGCGGAGGAAGTCGGCGTCGAGCGGTTCGTGATGATCTCTACCGACAAGGCGGTGAACCCGACCAACGTGATGGGCGCCTCCAAGCGGGCCGCCGAGATCTTCGTCCAGGCGTTCAGCGAGAAGAGCCGCACGGACTTCATCACGGTGCGGTTCGGCAACGTGCTGGGCTCCAACGGCAGCGTGGTGCCCCTGTTCCAGGAGCAGATCGCCCGGGGCGGCCCGGTCACCGTGACCCACCGCGACGTCACGCGCTACTTCATGACCATCCCCGAGGCGAGCCAGTTGGTGCTCCAGGCCGGCAGCATGGGCCAGGGGGGGGAGATCTTCCTCCTGAACATGGGAGAACCGGTCAGGATCGTCGAGTTGGCCGAAGAGCTCATTCGCCTTTCGGGCCTCGTGCCCTACGAGGACATCCCCATCGCCTTCACCGGGCTGCGGCCCGGGGAGAAGCTCTTCGAGGAGCTCCTGATCGACGGTGAGGGGATCCGGCCCACCGCCCACAAGAAGATCCTCGTGGCGGCCGCGCGACCCTTGCCGCTGGACGAGGCCGAGCGGCACCTGGAGGAGCTCTGGTCCTGCGTGGCGAAGGGCGATCCCGACCTGGCCGTCCACAAGCTGGAGGAGATGGTCCCGGAGTACCGATCCACGAACCGTCGGGCCGGCGGCACCGTGCAGGTACACCCGGCGGCGGTCGCGCTCCCCTCGCGCCAGCGGGCCGACGGCGCCGTGGCGTCGGACGACGCAGGGGCTGCCGGCGCCCACGCCGGTAGGTCCGGCCGGCACACCAAGTAG
- a CDS encoding chemotaxis protein CheX translates to MESHVDVFRDCALRVLHRMAGLAARVGPAARITESRTADSLSALVGLQGDLTGSVALVFARDVAWRVAGRVSAESLGPGDAQTVHAIAMEMVNTVAGNATGLLLRAGLREGLTPPTIVEGPQVFFGFVGGIETFAVPLLTEEGTVVLLVSLKRNPESGDGASALSP, encoded by the coding sequence GTGGAGTCCCACGTGGACGTGTTTCGGGACTGTGCCCTCCGGGTTCTGCACCGGATGGCGGGGCTGGCGGCCCGGGTGGGGCCGGCGGCGCGCATCACCGAGTCGCGCACCGCCGACAGCCTGAGCGCGCTGGTCGGGCTCCAGGGGGACCTCACGGGATCGGTAGCGCTGGTGTTCGCGCGGGACGTGGCGTGGCGGGTGGCGGGCCGTGTCTCGGCGGAGTCCCTGGGCCCGGGCGACGCGCAGACCGTCCATGCCATCGCGATGGAGATGGTCAACACGGTCGCCGGAAATGCTACGGGGCTTCTCTTGCGCGCGGGGCTTCGCGAGGGGCTCACCCCGCCCACCATCGTCGAGGGACCCCAGGTCTTCTTCGGGTTCGTCGGCGGGATCGAGACCTTCGCCGTTCCCCTCCTCACCGAGGAGGGCACCGTGGTGCTCCTGGTGTCGTTGAAGCGAAACCCGGAATCCGGCGACGGCGCCTCCGCTCTCAGCCCCTGA
- a CDS encoding MoxR family ATPase: MNAPASGHAQGRLHDVVACAGRIVLGKERPVRLALACLVARGHLLIEDLPGVGKTLLAQVLARTLGLQFHRVQFTSDLLPADILGVSVYDRDAAAFRFHPGPVFAHVVLADEINRATPKTQSALLEAMEEGQVTVDGETRPLPMPFFVVATQNPSHQVGTFPLPESQLDRFLMRLRLGYPDPEAERALLQGRDRRELLREMAPCVRPGELAEAQEAVAGVHASEALLDYLQALLGFTRSSGEFGAGLSPRAGLALLRSAQAWALLEGREYVLPEDVQAVLPAVASHRLAGAEALGAGAEEEVVRRLVESVPVP, translated from the coding sequence ATGAACGCACCGGCTTCGGGACACGCACAGGGCCGTCTGCACGACGTGGTGGCATGCGCCGGGCGTATCGTGCTGGGCAAGGAGCGCCCGGTACGGCTGGCGCTGGCGTGCCTGGTGGCCCGGGGCCACCTGCTCATCGAGGACCTGCCGGGGGTGGGCAAGACCCTCCTCGCCCAGGTGCTCGCCCGCACCCTGGGCCTCCAGTTCCACCGGGTGCAGTTCACGAGCGACCTCCTGCCCGCCGACATCCTGGGCGTCTCGGTGTACGACCGCGACGCCGCCGCCTTCCGCTTCCACCCGGGGCCCGTCTTCGCCCACGTGGTGCTCGCCGACGAGATCAACCGGGCCACCCCCAAGACCCAGAGCGCGCTCCTGGAGGCCATGGAGGAGGGGCAGGTGACGGTGGACGGCGAGACCCGCCCCCTGCCCATGCCCTTCTTCGTGGTGGCCACCCAGAACCCCAGCCACCAGGTGGGCACCTTTCCCCTCCCCGAGTCCCAGCTCGACCGGTTCCTCATGCGGCTGCGCCTGGGGTACCCCGACCCGGAGGCCGAGCGGGCGCTCCTGCAGGGCAGGGATCGGCGGGAGCTCTTGCGGGAAATGGCGCCCTGCGTCCGGCCGGGGGAGCTGGCAGAGGCCCAGGAGGCCGTAGCTGGGGTGCACGCCTCGGAAGCGCTCCTGGACTACCTCCAGGCACTGCTCGGGTTCACCCGGAGCTCGGGAGAGTTCGGCGCGGGCCTCTCGCCCCGGGCCGGCCTGGCCCTCTTGCGCAGCGCCCAGGCGTGGGCCCTGCTGGAGGGCCGGGAGTACGTGCTGCCCGAGGACGTGCAGGCGGTGCTCCCCGCGGTGGCGAGCCA